CGTTCTTGATCTATTCATAATTATATTTCTATTGCCTAAGAGATCATTTACTCTGTACAACTCTAAAAACAATAACCCTCTTATCCCATTCAAAATTTATCTTCGATCGTTTATTTTATCCTTAATGAATTTCCTTCCCATCTTTATTAAATGGATCGTCGCTGTATAAcccccaccctctctctctctctcttgctctaTCAATAACTCTAAATAGTTTAAGAGTTTTCATGATATTCGTCAAAAGGATCCCCTGGTCTCCCCATACATCTTTGTGTTGGTTCAATAGCTTCTTTTTTCGCTTATGGACCATGCTGTCTTAAATAATAAATTCAAACCATTTAGCATTAAAGGCATCAAGCTCTTCCACCTTATCTTTGCTAATGACATCCTCTGCCATTTTCTTTCCTAAGTACTATCAACCCTCTTTGAAGCATCACTTTGGCATTAAGGAAGCTGCTTAGCTTATCCCCTATCTTTTCACTTTCCTTTCCCACATTAAACTTCTTATAGATACCCAAAATCAAATAATTGACAAATCCAGGTTAGCAGCACATTTATTTCTATATTCTTGCATTCTCTAACTAGTTATTGGTCCATAATTCTTTTGCCAATAAGATTTCTAAAGTCAGCAAAgcctttttttttggggggggggggggggggggggctcccctgcaataaaaaaaaaagactcatTAGTTGGGACAATATTATTGCTCATAAGCTTTTTGGTGGGCTGGGGATCCGAGATTCTTCCTTATTAAGGTACACTGTCAATTCCAAACGTATCATATCCATTCTTAATAATATGTTATGATCTAGGATCATGATTGCCAAATATGATTTACCTGATTCTTAGAATATTACCTTTAGATTGCTCTGGCATTTGTAATACGATTTCTATTAGCAAATGTGATCTTAGAAAGTTGGTGTGTTTGGATATCAAATACTCATCTTTCGTTTtgtctattttttttaattattcaatGTTCTCTCattttgtttatgatttgatatgtgatgATTCTTAGAATTTGCCCTTACCTAATAATATCTTTCACAGAGACATTATTACCAAAATAATTGATATCcaactctctttctttctctctctctctctctctcgattcaAATGATAATGCTTGGATTTGGTTGTTCCACTCTTCTGGACCGACCTTCTCCGAAAGCAGTTATAGATATCTAAAAGAGGATTTTATTTGCTTAGAGAATAGATGGGATGGGTGGAAAGATGTCTAAATCCTTCACATTCTTTTTTTTCGAACATAAAGATTTTCTTATGTAAACTTCTTTGGAATCACCTACCTACCTCAACAAGTTTATCTTCATTCCTCCACTATCATTGATATTTGTTTCATTTGTCATAAAAGGATTCCTCTTCTTACATCTTCTTTAATCGTGAGTTTACTAAATTATATGGACTTTTATACAACACTGCTTGATGATGATGCCAGGCTCCAAAAGGCTGTAGGGCTATGGACAAAATTTTCTCTTCTTTGCTCGTGTTCATTATTGACACTTCATTATGATTCAACAACCATCTCTCCAATGGTCACTCCTCATCCATACAATTAGAATGCTAACTAACTAAATAGAGCACTTATTAACTCTTTTTTTTGGTGTCCTTTTTCTAATGTAAGTTCTTTTACAGGTTTTGGATTATTCTTTGTTAACTGTGATGGAGTCATAATTGCTTGATGGTGTTCTGACCACCATGCTATATTAGTCCTATACATGTTGAATGTCATGCTATTTTGAATGGTCTCCACTTGGCTAATCAACTTACTCTTTCCAATTTTATGATGAAAATTGACTGCATGAAACTCATCAACATACTCAAATCGTTTAACATCTCATCCTTGGCCACTTACAAATCTGTCACAATGTTCTTGCAAGGGCAAGATCGatcgatcaatcaatcaatcaatataaTTGATTGGGCTCATATCAATCGTTCAAAAAATACTCCTCCTCATAATCTTGTTAATGTTGCAAGAtcttatatttatatttgaaCCGAGGAGTTGAGACCTGTAATGTTCTAGgtgatttttaataaaattatctttagaaaaaataaaaacatgttAATCAGAGCCACTTTCTTTGTTCAAGAGGATGGATCATGATTATGGCATACTGAAATGGATTGATACAACTAATCCATGATTGCCAGTACAAGACCTTCTGTCTCTGTTCATAACATTAGAAAAAAAGTCAGAAGCATAATCTTAGCATGCCAACAAGAACTACCCCATCCATGCACTAGCAATCGTAAACTGATAGTTTTGGGTGGTATTTTTGGCCTTCTAACTTCCATAATACCCCACCACTCTCAAGTTCTACAAGGTTACTCCCCTTGAATTCTCTTATTCTTTTAATTATGCCACATAAAGAAATATATGAAAACACTTAAACCACATCACACAAGGACAAATTGTTTCCATACAACTTGATCAACCAGTTAGTAATATACAACATGGTAAATACATTATGCATGCTATAATGACCATTCTCTTATGCTGAAATGTTTTGAACAACACATTTCAACATTAACTATGattaaagaacataaaattttcaaatgataGAAGGGCATTTTGATGGAGAATTCACAACACAAGTATTTTGAGCAATGGTATATCTGGTGAAACAGATGTGATTATTTAAGCTTGGTGAGAATGATGTAAGTGAGACATGACTTGTCAATGTGAGCAAAGGAAATGCATTCAAGCAATTGTGACAAAACACAAGAACATGGAAGGGTATAAGAATGTAAAATAAGAATGAGAGATGAGAAGACACTTTCATCTGGTGTAGAATGCAAAGGCCTTCAACATAAGCCTCGAGGCTTGAAAGCATTTCAGCATCATTACTCAATCCTTGACATAAGGATATGCGAGCCCAGAGATTCAAAAATCACTAACCACGCATTCAAGTTAATAGCTAACATTTATTTAAAACATATAACAAGAAGGACCATCTTGTTCTATCGCCAGATACAGTGGAAGTTGTCAAAATAAAGCTACATATGAAAAGCTTAGTAAGGAAATAGTGCGCAAAAATTTAACTACAACTCCAAGTACAACCAGAAATCACATGACAGGGCAATCTCAGGTAGCACTGCAATTATTACAAACCACTGTACTTTAAGTTCATTCTTTGGCCATGATCACACCTCAAGCTCCTTGAGGAAGTCTGAATGGTCCACCAGAACCTGAAAAGCAATGGATTACTATCAGCCTTATGCTGCCTATTTCGAATAACAGATCATCAATATGAAGGCAATGAACATAATAATTGGAATATATTCAATCATAAATTAACTTTTGAAGCTCCTCATTTTTTCTAAGCTTTACCTGAATTATTGCATCACacctcataataaaaaaaaatcccatATAAGCCACTTGCTTCCAATGGATGCATCAAGTTAAGATTTCTTTGTTATCTCCAGCTATGTATAGATCCCTTATTTATGGCAAATGATATTACTGAAATATTCAAGAACCAGAGAAAATTTGATTTAAGTTTATTTATGAAAAACCAGAGAAATCTGTATTATCCTCGTGacaattcaaaatcatcaaaGACTATTGTGTTCCAGCCACCCAAGAAACTTCAGATGCAATGCACTGCATAATAAATGCCTAAATCATCTATCTCTGTGTTGGAATCCTGCAACTAGGCATTTCGCAGATCAGGTGCATTATCTTTGTAAGAAAATGCGGTACTCACCATTGTAGTTACAGCTGTGTTCAGTTTAACAGTCAGACTAAATAATGTAAGATAACTCACATGCACTCAGTGAAAATTTCATAAACATAAAATGTAATGAACAGTTTTAGCATTTTATCGTTctattatcatggaaaccaataaCAGAGAAAAACAGTACAGTTCTCTGcagaaaaaaatgatataaaatgtaAACTTAAGATTGACAGGCTCCAATAGAAGATACAATTGCCTGATGAGCAAGCTACATCTTTTGACACCGACAACTAAATGAGGTGTATTACCAAGTTTATCACTGATCTTTTTTATCAGCATATCTagaatctttttcttttcaatCTAACACCTTGATCAAAATTCTCAAAGTCACTAAAGATGGTATATTTCGGTGACCAATGAAAGATATGTTCCAGAAATGAGAAACCAGAATAAATGAAATAGCTGTTACAAGTCCAGCTTTCAAATACAGATCAAACTAGTAAGTACTGACCGATATTTACCAGTCCAACCAACACTATATAGCTAAGTACCAGTCAATATTCATTCTTATTGTTCTTAGTGATACCGGATGGTACATACCAACTTGGTATGCCAATCCAAGAAGAGTGTTGAAACCAATATCAAATCGAGATGGTAGATCTTAAAACAAACTACATGAAATTAGGCTAAGAGCAATTAAGAGCTTTCACATGTTTTTGCCAAAAAGTGTGGAACCTTGGGGCCAGAAAGTGCTTTTGCCAATGAAACCAATATCAATTGAGATTATAGACCTTATAACAAACTACATGTAATTAGGCTAACAGCAATTGAGAGCTTTCACATATTTTTGACATACAAAACCTAGAATTAGCGCCTATGTGGAACCTTGAAGCTAAAAAGTGTTTTTGCCAATGACAGGTGATGACTCGCTAAATTCTCCATAAGAAAGATTAAATTGTGGTTAAATATAGCACCGaaccattcacatttgaaatgaaaATGCAGATGAATCAGCACTGATTCCTGTCTACTAGTAATCAAGAAACAGATGAGGGAAACTCACCACTTTCCAACCATCTGGGTCCAGGAAAGAAGTAATTTTGGTGTTGATTCCTGGAATTGGTCCTGGTTGCCTGGTGATTTTTCCTCCTAGCTCTTTTGTAACCAAATCAACAACAGCAGCACTTCTATAAACATCTTCAGTACTAATAGCAACCTACAAAAACATATAACAGATGTTAGTAATTTAATCCTTAACAGAATCAGATTAGAAAAAGATATGAATAGAACCTGAGCATATCCATTGCCTTTCGTGTACTCCGTCACACCATAGTTGTATGTCAACTCAAGAACTGTTGATTCATTTTCTTCAGCGTAACCCATCATGGCAATAGTATACTGTAGAAATAATGTGACAAAAAAACATACTAAGCATGAAAATATGCATAACTTCAAATAGAATGGGCACAGCTAAATACAAAAACATATACCTTAGATATGCATAGGTATTCATGTCATACATTGTATACCAAAATAAGTAGCATGAGCATAGCTGACTTCAAGTATATATACCTTTCATGCTGCATGATAATTCATGTATCCTTGTCATACACAGCTATGCACAGTCACATAAATATCATGAATATAGATAAATACAAAATTACATACCTTTGATGCTACATATTCATGTATTCATGtcagacatatatatatacatacatacatatatatatacatacatacatatatatatacatacatacatatatatatacatacatacatatatatatacatacatacatatatatatatatatatatatatatatataaagatttgatattaataatttAGCAAAAACCAGCAATCATAAATGGCCAGGTTCTAACAAACATGACAtgtaagaccaaaaagaaaactcaacgaTAGTTATGTGCAGCAGGAATCGATACACATGTTATGAACTGCTGCCGGATGACGTGTGTGTACAGACAAGTATAGTTATGCATGTCAGTGTCAAACTATGTTCACATAAATACAAGCATGCTTGCAACTAAGACTCTGGAAAAGATATCCATAACCATCAGATTGGTGCTAGAAAATGTAACCTTGTAGTCAGGATTGTCTTTTGACCTCAATAACTTCATCCCACAAGCCTGCATTAAATGACAATTACAGAAAAGTAAAAAAGACAGTGACGAGAACAAAAGGAAAATCTCATATATTTGCTCATAGAATACTAGCAAGGAAACAAATTGATATTCTATAGCTCATCTCAGATCATAACCCTCTAAAAATCAAGGTTATTATATAGTCCAATAATAAAACTGGAGACATTTTGGTATGACTAagttctaaaaaaaataaaacaaaacaaaacttaaAACTTGTATAGACAGGTAGCCTCAAAgtagtaaaaaaagaagaaaatttccatCTATGCTAGCATAATGTAGGATATGCATATACTATGGTAAAAGAACAAGTTCCTTGGTTCTACAACTAAACCTTCTCCTACAATTTATAAAGACAATTAAAGAtacttttaaacatataattatgaaaatgcAAGTATTTCAACCATGCTAttcaagaaaaagatcaagattaacTTAGAAAGGACATTCTTGGATTTAAACAATTAGCAAACCAAATGATATTGGAAAATACCTTCTCGTAAAACTTGATGGACCTTTCCAAGTCACCTACGCGAAGCATAATTTGGCAAAGAGGCTCAGGTGTGGGGCCTCTTTGAATAAGCTCAAATGTATAACCATCAGGGTCTTGAACAAAAGCTATAACTGTTGTCCCCCCTTTAACAGGACCTGGATCACGTGTAATCTTACCACCCTTAGCCCTGATATCTTCAACCAATTTATAAACCTGCAATTCCAATATTTTCTTATTCAAATTAAACGTGAAGTGCTGAATAAGTATACTTATTGGTATTCATTTCAGATGTGCAACTCACATCTTCTGATGCAATAGCAAAATGCCCAAAGCCTGTGccaatatcatacttatccactcCATAATCTGCTCAAAAGACAGGAAAAATACAAATTAAGCTGCCATTTACTGAATGTCTGAAACAAAAACTAAAATGCACACTTATAACACATGCAGATGGCCAGGAAACAATGCAAAAATTgcaaagtgtcatatccttctccaTGGTAATTGACATCCTCTTCAGTAAATTTCACTAGGAGTTGGAAATAGTAGAGAGTTCATCATGAAGAAAATAAATGAGTTGATGATCAAGAAAGAAGAATTGCATCAGGATACAAGATACATACTATATGTCAACTCAACCACAAAATGAGAATCTTCAGGACCAAAGCCAAGAAATGCATTTGAATATTTCTCTTCAGGAATGTCTCTTTTCCGGAGCAGTTTCATTCCAAAGCATTCAGTATAAAACCTAAGAAAATATGACAATGGTTTAATTGGTGGAAACAAAATGACAGATAAATGACAATGCAGAAAAAAAAGGCAAAGTGATATTCTTGATGATACCCACTTTATTGTACGCTCTAAATCTCCAACACGATAAACAGCATGTAGGAATCGGTGCTTGTCTTTCTGAGCCCATTCAAGTACATTCTCACTAGAAACAGTCTCTTCTCCTGTGCTGGATGCCATATCTATATGAATGTAAAAAATCATTGCTGTTAATATATCTGATGATACAGAAAACATGGAAGAATAATGATATAAATAACTCTTTTGTATCAGACATGTCCAGAAAGATAATTTTTAATTGTACATAGAGCTAGCTTAAAGCAAAGAAATGAGCATCACAAGAAATACTAGTGCactgaaaaaaaatttataagatgtAAAAAAATAGGAGTTGAAAGTAATTTCCATATCTAaacaaatgtatatgtatattatacaAGGAAATCAGCAAAATATCCACACTCATAAGAAAATTTAACACAAATAAGAAAAGCAATAATTGTCATGACCCTGACTTGTTAGTCCTATAAACTAAGTCAATCTTCTTCCATGTCTGATATGGGATTAAACTTAATTCTCACAATCTTCCCCATGTTATGACTTGATGTTTCAACAATATATAATATTAAGTTCGCTCTGAAACTATTTATCATGACCCGACCTAATGGGATAATTAACACATCAACCATCAATCTAGAATGCTTCAACCTAAATAAATAGTAGTAAACCTATCCAGCCCTATAAAACCACTCAATTCTCCTCCCACATCAGATGTGGGACCAAACTGGCTCACCATAATTATTTTGTAATATCATAACTAGTATAATCAATAAATAGCTCATCATTTAGCCCTCTATATAACCTCTCTCTCAAGAAGTAGGGAAAAAGTGATGGATATATAATGAGTTTTCTTGTTAGAAATACAGATGAACCACATAGCACAAAATAGAGCCCCTAAAAAGAGGCAGGCTAGGCTGCCAAGCGAAATACTTTTTCAAATAACACTAGTTATTGAAATCAAATGATGCAGTACGATGACATAAAACCAAAAATAAATTGTATGTTCATTTCATCGAATGAGATC
The window above is part of the Musa acuminata AAA Group cultivar baxijiao chromosome BXJ2-6, Cavendish_Baxijiao_AAA, whole genome shotgun sequence genome. Proteins encoded here:
- the LOC135615108 gene encoding lactoylglutathione lyase-like, producing the protein MASSTGEETVSSENVLEWAQKDKHRFLHAVYRVGDLERTIKFYTECFGMKLLRKRDIPEEKYSNAFLGFGPEDSHFVVELTYNYGVDKYDIGTGFGHFAIASEDVYKLVEDIRAKGGKITRDPGPVKGGTTVIAFVQDPDGYTFELIQRGPTPEPLCQIMLRVGDLERSIKFYEKACGMKLLRSKDNPDYKYTIAMMGYAEENESTVLELTYNYGVTEYTKGNGYAQVAISTEDVYRSAAVVDLVTKELGGKITRQPGPIPGINTKITSFLDPDGWKVVLVDHSDFLKELEV